The Alkalihalobacillus sp. TS-13 genomic interval CGGATACGGAATGAGTTTGATGTACTTTTTGATGAATATATCAGTAGGAAAGGATATAACACAGGAACAAATCGAGCTTAAATGTTTTTGCCATTTAAAGAGCCTTATATAGATGAAGACATTATATGTAACCCAATCGCTACAACTGTAATTGACCATCTACTAGGTGAAAACAACCATTACAACTATTTTGCATCTGACACACCCATGCCTGGATGAGATTTTCAAAATGCTCATTGTGATATTATGCCCCTTTTTCCAGAGTTGGCAATCCCTTTGCCGGTTTTCAGCTTAGTGGTAAATATCCCATTGGTCGATGTTACCGAAGAAAACGGACCTCTTGAAGTATGGCCAGGTGGGACGCATCAAAATCCAGATCGGTCTAATCACGATACATTGAATAACACGGTCAATCCTCATTTGCACATCGTGCGAGCTGCAGAACATATGTATTCGGGAAAGGTGTTTATGCCAAAAGGATCGATCCTCATACCGTGATATCCGAATGTGGCATCGAGGTACACCTAATCATTCAGATTATCATAGAACCAACCTAGCGATGATCTACAATAGAAGCTGGTATGGTGCAGGGTCTTCCATTTCGATCCCTCATGAAAAACTTATGAAAAGTTATCAAAGAAAGCGATATCGTTATTTAGATTGCAAAGAATCGGAAGTCCGATAACAATGCCTTGGGAATAAATAAAGGGGATTTAATAACGGGAGATCGGCGTATTAATCAATTTTGTATAGAGAAGCACCAGACCTTTATCTAACCTCTCTAACCTCTGGTCCCTGGTGCTTTTTTGTATAAGCTAGTTATATTCACGAATCCCGCTTTTTATAAAATAGCCGATCACTCCATCTTGGTATACTTAACATCCATGAACTCCAAATGGGCAGTCCTGCCGTATATTTGTCCCAGTATGCGATTAAAATGATTCCAATTAACGCAACCTGCGGTGAGAAAAGCACATAATCAAAAATACCAGTCAACAGAATTACGGGTAGTGAAAGTAAGAGCGTATCAAGTTGTTTGACGTTTTGCATTGTAAAATAAAGATAGACCCCTTTGTACACATTGATAAAGAGTACGATCATGAATGCAGTTCCACCAAGAGTGCCGTATTCGGTGAATATCCCTATAATCAAATTGTGGGCATGGGGGATATGCTCATTGAAATGAAGAAGATATTCTTTACCAAATCCCAGTGGTGTCAACCCGAACAATGCATTTTCCTGCCACAGCTGGATTGAATTCCCCCAAATTTCCTTCCTTCTTATAGCAGATTGTATAAGGTTTTCATTCCTTGGCATCCAGCTTAAAATCAAACTCATATTCAACCCCATAAGCATGATCAGGCTGAAAGTCAATATCCTATTCAGGCGAAACAAAAATAAAAGGAAAATGACCACCATTGCAGAAAAGCCAGATCTGGATCCAGTTAAAAAGACAGCATGGATAAAGATCATAGTTATGACTGCTTGTAAAGCAGCCTTGGAATAGCATTTTTTTCTTAGGTTTTCTAAACACTCAGCAAGGAGGAATGATAATCCTAAAAGCAACAATGTCACTGAAAAGTTAGGATTGTATGCAGCCCCGATCAACCTCTGGTAATCATGGAATCCCACCTGACCAACTAATACTGTCCCGGTGATATAATTCTTGTATGTAGGACTGATCAAAAATTCCTGGAAAGGATACAAACAGTAGAAGTAAACGCCTGCGGATATGATGATCCATTTGTATGCTGTGAAAGTTCTCTCTACACCATCTTTCTGGATTTTTTTATAAATTCCAGTGTAAGCGATGACCAGCGCTGGAACTAAAAAATACGAAAGATCCCCCAACACAATTGAGGCACAAAAGGATGAAATGAACATACATGCAAGCAGGAAAAGGCCAGGGGTCAACATCATCCCCTCGCTATTTTTCCAAGTCTGGTGCAAATGGTAACTTCCAACGATAAAGAGTAACAGCACACCTATAGGGGGAAGTATAAGACAAAGGACAATACATATTTCCAATAGATGTTTCTTAATGGATATCAGCGCAGTTTTCGTCATAGATAACCTCGTCAGTTTAAATGATGACTACCTTCATGATATAGGGTTTGTAACCTTACGTAATTTATGTCTGTCTACGAGAGTGTTTATTAATAAAAAAATGGGGATGTCCTAACAGAAAAGTGTCAGACACCTTTCGAACATCCCCGTAACCCTTACATTCCATCAGCCTGTTCGCCACTCTTTTCGTACATGTATAGTCCGTTCTTTCTCTTTAAAAAAGTTTATGCAAGTGATGAATAGGCTGGTTGCGATCAATGAGACGACCATACCGATTAATCCATTTTGGTGTAAGAGAGGGAAAGATACAATTGAAAAAACAATCAGGGCGATCGCTAAAACAAATGTGTAAAATCCAAGACTTTTGAAAGAGACACTCCATTCCCATTTTCCCGCGTTTTCAAACAGACTTACCGTAACAATGGCGATGATATTGAAAGTCATCCCTACCCACACTGGATGGACATTCAAATAGAAATCATTGATTGCCCAACCGCTGAGGTGATACCAGAGCAATCCGGAAAATGCTCCTGTAAACAATGAAACCAATGCTGCGCGTTTCGTAACCAAGGGCCAGAAAAGAGCAGCAACTACAGGTGCGAAAGTCGCGGAATTACGGGTTACCCAGGCAACCACATTCCACCATGCAGATTGTTCAGACCGTAGAAGGGCGAAACCGACCATCAATCCTGTCAATAACAATAACGACCATTTCGTATAACTGATAAGCTGAAGTTCGTTAGCTTTAGGGTTAAGCGCTTTTCCGACATCTCGACCAAGGCTTGTAGCACCTGAAAACTGGCAAGGTGCACCCCAGCTTAATGCAGCTGCCCAAAAGCCCAAGAAAAACAGACCGACCAACGGTGCAGGTAATGTTTCCATCAAATAGAGCGGTACTGCGATCAAGCCGCGTGCTTCCCCAGGAACAACCTGTGCAGCTGATAATCCGAAAACAACTGCTCCTACAATCAACGGAATACCAAGAAGGGAAGCGTAGAGTAGACCGCGACGTCCTTGTTCAGGCGTTTTACAAGATAACGCCATTTGAAAAGCTGCTTGAGCGAGAATTACATTGAATAAGAATGTCCCGAACCAAGCCAAAATCGTTTGGAGACCAGCTGTATCCCAGGCTGCATACTCTGGTTTTTCAGTAAATAATCGATTTATGCCATCTATACCAGGATTAAGGAAAAACGCATACGTACCGATCGCCAGCATGATAAAAAATACGATGACATTGCTCATT includes:
- a CDS encoding O-antigen ligase, with product MLLLFIVGSYHLHQTWKNSEGMMLTPGLFLLACMFISSFCASIVLGDLSYFLVPALVIAYTGIYKKIQKDGVERTFTAYKWIIISAGVYFYCLYPFQEFLISPTYKNYITGTVLVGQVGFHDYQRLIGAAYNPNFSVTLLLLGLSFLLAECLENLRKKCYSKAALQAVITMIFIHAVFLTGSRSGFSAMVVIFLLFLFRLNRILTFSLIMLMGLNMSLILSWMPRNENLIQSAIRRKEIWGNSIQLWQENALFGLTPLGFGKEYLLHFNEHIPHAHNLIIGIFTEYGTLGGTAFMIVLFINVYKGVYLYFTMQNVKQLDTLLLSLPVILLTGIFDYVLFSPQVALIGIILIAYWDKYTAGLPIWSSWMLSIPRWSDRLFYKKRDS
- a CDS encoding sodium:solute symporter, which encodes MTTVGYWFIGFALAYTFLLILVSRVARKRASDGNGFFVGGRGFNTFFVMVCITGLFSGSSYIAILELSYHTGISAIWYGVAETVHVLIIALLLIAPFRKRALVTISGLLGDRYGEKVRGVAGAITAFTFPMWSVATALAFASALSVFTGISLVLSVALTALLLFVYLQFGGMWSVGFTQMSNVIVFFIMLAIGTYAFFLNPGIDGINRLFTEKPEYAAWDTAGLQTILAWFGTFLFNVILAQAAFQMALSCKTPEQGRRGLLYASLLGIPLIVGAVVFGLSAAQVVPGEARGLIAVPLYLMETLPAPLVGLFFLGFWAAALSWGAPCQFSGATSLGRDVGKALNPKANELQLISYTKWSLLLLTGLMVGFALLRSEQSAWWNVVAWVTRNSATFAPVVAALFWPLVTKRAALVSLFTGAFSGLLWYHLSGWAINDFYLNVHPVWVGMTFNIIAIVTVSLFENAGKWEWSVSFKSLGFYTFVLAIALIVFSIVSFPLLHQNGLIGMVVSLIATSLFITCINFFKEKERTIHVRKEWRTG